One region of Salvia miltiorrhiza cultivar Shanhuang (shh) chromosome 3, IMPLAD_Smil_shh, whole genome shotgun sequence genomic DNA includes:
- the LOC131014469 gene encoding cytochrome P450 704C1-like — MDPPNYSIVIAVFAAILVASLFRIWVTKEKQQKKKYHPIGGTIFHLLYNFRRFYDYLTDLTHKNTTFRILYLDNVEIYTCDPANIEYFLKTNFANYGKGSFHHDILEDLLGDGIFTVDGERWRHQRKMSSYEFSTRNLREFSSGVFKTNAAKLAHLLSAAVASNQTVEIQDLFMKSSLDSVFKVVLGVDLESMRGANQGDQFSKAFDQASEMTTLRYVDISWPIKKFLNVGSEATLRKCMKVVDAFVYKVIDNKIAQEQASGKGDILSRFLEMQETDPKYLKDIILSFIIAGKDTTASTLSWFFYMMCKHPHLQDKVLEEVRAATELDQRSAIDDIATSITEAALDKMQFLHAALTETLRLYPAVPSDGKMCFADDTFPDGFSVKKGNLVSYVPYSMGRMKSLWGDDAEEFKPERWLDHNGVFQQQSPFKFTAFQGGPRICLGKEFAYRQMKVFASVLLAAFSFKLADESEPVTYRPMLTLQIDGGLHLTAAFRIKHQETMEEASL; from the exons ATGGATCCACCAAATTATTCTATTGTGATTGCAGTATTTGCTGCAATTCTAGTGGCGTCTTTATTCAGAATTTGGGTGACAAAGGAGAAGCAGCAGAAGAAGAAGTATCATCCCATCGGCGGCACAATCTTCCATCTCTTGTATAATTTCCGCCGTTTTTACGACTACTTGACTGACCTCACTCACAAAAACACCACTTTCAGAATACTGTATCTCGATAATGTCGAAATCTACACTTGCGATCCCGCAAACATTGAGTACTttctcaaaactaatttcgCAAACTACGGCAAG GGCTCGTTCCACCACGACATCTTGGAAGATCTCCTCGGAGATGGGATTTTCACGGTGGACGGCGAGAGGTGGCGCCACCAGAGGAAGATGTCCAGCTACGAATTCTCCACCAGAAACCTCCGAGAATTCAGCAGCGGCGTCTTCAAGACTAACGCAGCTAAACTTGCCCATTTACTCTCCGCAGCTGTCGCGTCAAATCAGACCGTTGAAATTCAG GATTTGTTCATGAAATCCTCACTGGACTCTGTGTTCAAGGTCGTACTGGGCGTTGATCTAGAGAGCATGCGCGGAGCAAACCAAGGAGACCAGTTTTCCAAGGCTTTCGACCAAGCAAGTGAGATGACAACTCTTCGATACGTGGATATCAGCTGGCCTATCAAGAAGTTTCTTAACGTCGGATCAGAAGCCACGCTTAGAAAGTGTATGAAAGTAGTCGACGCCTTCGTTTACAAAGTCATCGACAACAAGATTGCACAAGAACAAGCTAGTGGCAAAGGCGATATTCTGTCGAGGTTTCTTGAGATGCAGGAAACAGATCCCAAGTACCTCAAGGACATAATCTTGAGCTTCATAATTGCTGGCAAGGACACAACAGCCAGCACTCTCTCATGGTTTTTCTACATGATGTGCAAGCATCCTCACTTACAGGACAAGGTTCTAGAAGAAGTGCGCGCCGCAACGGAGCTAGACCAGCGTTCTGCCATCGATGACATAGCTACGAGTATCACAGAAGCAGCACTCGACAAGATGCAGTTTCTCCACGCTGCTCTCACCGAGACTCTCAGGCTTTATCCTGCTGTTCCATCC GATGGGAAGATGTGTTTTGCAGATGATACTTTCCCTGATGGATTCAGTGTGAAGAAAGGGAATTTGGTGTCCTACGTACCTTACTCTATGGGAAGGATGAAATCTTTGTGGGGTGACGATGCAGAGGAGTTTAAGCCGGAGAGATGGCTTGATCACAACGGCGTTTTCCAGCAACAAAGCCCGTTTAAGTTCACAGCTTTTCAA GGAGGTCCAAGAATCTGTCTAGGGAAAGAGTTTGCTTACAGACAGATGAAGGTTTTTGCATCTGTGTTGCTCGCTGCCTTCTCGTTTAAGTTGGCAGATGAATCAGAACCTGTAACGTATCGACCAATGCTAACACTTCAGATTGATGGGGGCCTTCATCTCACTGCTGCTTTTAGGATTAAGCACCAAGAAACAATGGAGGAAGCTTCTCTTTGA
- the LOC131014468 gene encoding alpha-L-fucosidase 1-like has protein sequence MKIETQVLFEANMGNNKAQNVLHIWTLFSLFEMILSMQDRMKVATPPLPILPFPSYSQLEWQQREMIMFLHFGVNTFTDREWGTGHESPSVFSPTGLNASQWADTAARTGFSLMILTAKHHDGFCLWPSEYTDHSVIGSPWKNGKGDVVREFVEAAKARGIDAGFYLSPWDMHDPRYGNEKLYNEYYMAQLQELLTRYGGDIREIWFDGAKGSNAPNMSYHFQDWFSMVKELQSNTNIFSDAGPDVRWVGNENGSAGKTCWSTINSTSLSIGNTSTSYLNSGDPKGTNWVAAECDVSIRKGWFWHKTESPKKLSKLLNIYYSSVGRNCVLLLNVPPNSTGLISESDVQTLQQFRAAINTIFSTNLGQECSVEASSQRGAHFGPTNVLDDDHLWTYWAPSEEKQDYWIELRAKSGKMAFNVIRIQEAIGLGQRIEQHEVYVDGIRVARGSTVGYKRLHRLEIASVEASSVRIRIVKAKGTPLISSIGLHFDPFWNPKTRMSTTIQSSP, from the exons ATGAAGATTGAAACCCAAGTACTTTTTGAGGCAAATATGGGTAATAATAAAGCCCAGAATGTGTTACATATTTGGACATTGTTTTCGCTATTCGAAATGATCCTCTCAATGCAAGACCGAATGAAGGTAGCAACTCCCCCTCTCCCCATTCTTCCATTCCCATCGTATTCACAACTAGAGTGGCAGCAAAGAGAGATGATAATGTTCCTCCATTTTGGTGTCAACACCTTCACCGACCGCGAGTGGGGCACCGGCCACGAGAGCCCGTCCGTGTTCAGCCCGACGGGCCTCAACGCCAGCCAGTGGGCCGACACTGCAGCCCGAACGGGCTTCTCACTGATGATTCTGACGGCCAAGCATCACGATGGATTCTGCTTGTGGCCCTCAGAATACACTGATCACTCTGTGATCGGAAGCCCTTGGAAGAATGGGAAGGGAGATGTGGTGAGAGAGTTCGTGGAGGCGGCCAAGGCCCGTGGAATCGATGCGGGCTTCTACCTGTCGCCGTGGGATATGCACGATCCAAGATATGGGAATGAGAAGCTCTACAATGAGTACTACATGGCTCAGTTGCAAGAACTGCTCACTAG GTATGGAGGAGATATTAGGGAGATATGGTTCGATGGAGCAAAGGGTTCGAATGCACCAAACATGAGTTATCATTTCCAGGATTGGTTTTCGATGGTGAAGGAACTACAGAGCAACACCAACATATTCTCCGACGCTGGACCGGACGTCCGTTGGGTCGGAAACGAGAACGGATCCGCCGGAAAGACATGTTGGTCAACCATCAACTCTACATCCTTATCAATTGGCAATACTTCCACTAG TTATCTTAACAGCGGCGACCCGAAAGGGACCAACTGGGTGGCGGCGGAGTGCGACGTCTCCATCAGAAAAGGTTGGTTTTGGCATAAAACAGAGTCGCCGAAAAAGCTAAGTAAACTACTCAACATTTACTACTCATCCGTCGGCAGAAACTGCGTTCTACTGCTCAACGTGCCGCCAAACTCCACCGGTCTCATATCCGAATCAGACGTGCAAACTCTGCAACAATTTAGAGCAGCGATCAACACTATCTTTTCCACGAATCTGGGCCAAGAATGCTCGGTTGAAGCAAGCAGCCAAAGAGGAGCCCATTTCGGGCCTACAAACGTGCTAGATGATGACCATTTGTGGACATATTGGGCTCCGAGTGAAGAGAAACAAGATTATTGGATTGAATTGAGGGCCAAGAGTGGGAAGATGGCGTTCAACGTGATCAGGATACAAGAAGCAATCGGATTAGGGCAAAGGATCGAGCAACACGAAGTTTACGTGGATGGGATTAGGGTTGCAAGAGGAAGCACAGTAGGGTACAAGAGACTTCACAGGTTGGAAATAGCAAGTGTGGAAGCAAGTAGCGTCAGAATCAGGATTGTCAAAGCAAAGGGAACACCTTTGATCTCGTCTATAGGCCTGCATTTTGATCCCTTTTGGAACCCTAAAACAAGAATGTCTACTACTATCCAATCCTCTCCATGA